The genomic window AACAATGGAAATCACTTCTTAATATCCATGAATTGAATACAAAAATACCATCGAAGCTGTGCTTTGAATCATATAAATATTTTTTCATAAATATAAATTTGTCTTTATTAATCAACAACAGAATATTAATTATTGTTTTCCATTCAAACGACCTGTTTGATAAAAATCAAGCAGGTTAGGGAAAGCTTTTTGTAGCAACCAGTTCCGCCCAATTTCTGATTCAGGAATATGTGAAGCCGCCATATAATAACCACGACAAAAAATAACTCATGAGTATGAATAAAAAAGAATGTGGTTTAAATAAAACAACTCGTCAAAATAATAAATCCTGAAATAACTAATGCTGACGCAGCAATAAAAGAAATATATAAATCTTCGCGTTATGAACTATATCAACAAAGTCATGCTAGTTGGCAGATGTGGACAAGAACCTGACCTGAAATATTTCGAGTCTGGCGCAGTTAAAGGTTCAATGTCTATTGCAGTCAGACTACCCTACAGAAGTGAACAAGCCCTCTGGTTTGATTTAGTCGCCTGGGGAAACCAAGCAGTAGTGATTGGAAATTACGTTCGTAAAGGAACTCAGATTGCAATTACTGGCGAGTTTGGATTTGATCGTTACATGCATCATTTGTACTACTTTCAACAGATTTAGTTAGCGGTACAACCTCAGAGCGTGTATAACCAGTCAGCTTGTCAAACTGAATAATCATGTGCTGGTGGAACGCCCAAACATCAGCCATTCGATTACCCATACTAGAAGATATCTCATCAGGTATAAAAAGATTTCCGTGCCAGGATACCTTAATATTTTCCTTCTGAAAGTAAGCGTCTATTTCTGAACGAATGTAATCCGCAGTTCCTCCGCAAAACACCACTTCTTCAATATCCTCATCCATTTTCGAGCGCAACCACCTAACGATCGCACGCCAATATTCGTCTCTAGCAAGTAATAAAGCCTTAGACATCGACTCTCCATCAAGTTGAATTTCATCACCTTTGCGCTTGCGTGAGAGTTTCTGCATCACCAGGGGATCACAACTGGCTCCAGATTCTACCAATACCTCAATAATATTGGTATTATCAGGGCTTAGTCCCGATGTTTTGGAAATCAAATTATTTACTAACCAAGACATACCAAAATTGCTGGTTATTCCTGCGCCAATCGAACCACTCCGAAAGGTGAAAATACTCGCGTTGCGATAACCAAGCATTACGTACATCGAAACAGGTACACGATCGCCAAGCGTTCGCCTGCGGTGAAAAAATATCCCGCTACCTTCAGAAGCTGTATCATAGCGAAGCATTTTCACCTTTTTTACATACAAAATGATTAGAGAAAAAACCATTACAGCGATGTTGTTCAATGGCGCTACAGCATTCGTACTCAACTCCATTAAGCCACTGGTTGAAAAAGTTTACTTCACTGGGGTTAAACTCACTCATCTTGCAATGGAGGAGGTTGAAAAACATCTTCAACGTCTTCCAAATCTTAAGAAGTGTTTGTTGAAATCTCCGGTAAATCAGCGTAGCTGTTGGATCATTCTTTTTTAGTCATTGGTTACTCCTTTCTTACATATTGGGACAGGTTGGCATATCATCTCCAACGAGTAGCCTTGCGAGACTGGGCAATGCCTCACCGTAAGTTGGGTGAATGTGAACCGATTGTTCAAGTACCTGCCACGTTGCTTTAGCTTCCATCAGCGACAAAAAGACATGCACGAGTTCAGCCGTTTCGTACCTAACTAGCGTTGCTCCTAAAATTAAATTTGTGTGGGTGTCAATAACCATGCGATAGAAACCTAGATCATGCCCCCACTTAATGCTACGGGCGATGT from Tolypothrix sp. NIES-4075 includes these protein-coding regions:
- the ssb gene encoding single-stranded DNA-binding protein; protein product: MLVGRCGQEPDLKYFESGAVKGSMSIAVRLPYRSEQALWFDLVAWGNQAVVIGNYVRKGTQIAITGEFGFDRYMHHLYYFQQI